From a single Okeanomitos corallinicola TIOX110 genomic region:
- the purM gene encoding phosphoribosylformylglycinamidine cyclo-ligase: MDYREAGVDVEAGRAFIGQIRNLVHSTFRPEVIGGLGGFGGCFQLPTGYQEPVLISGTDGVGTKLKIAQVLNRHDTVGIDLVAMCVNDVLTSGAEPLFFLDYLATGKLDKEQLTQVVAGVATGCKLAGAALLGGETAEMPGFYQVGEYDLAGFCVGIAEKSRMLDGSQVQVGDVAIGLASAGVHSNGFSLVRKIVSDGGFAWDHTPELFNGESIGATFLTPTRIYVKPVLAALKNGLEVHGMAHITGGGLPENLPRCLGTGQSIKIHPGSWHIPPVFAWLAQAGSVSMEAMYNTFNMGIGFVLILPPHAAELAINHFQSQDIPAFAIGEVVTGSGELVSLFT, translated from the coding sequence ATGGATTATCGGGAAGCAGGTGTTGATGTCGAAGCAGGTAGAGCTTTTATCGGCCAAATTCGTAATTTGGTACACAGTACCTTTAGACCAGAGGTAATAGGGGGTTTAGGAGGGTTTGGTGGTTGTTTTCAATTACCTACAGGTTATCAAGAACCCGTTTTGATATCTGGTACAGATGGTGTGGGTACAAAGCTGAAAATTGCTCAAGTTCTCAACCGTCACGACACCGTAGGTATTGATTTAGTCGCAATGTGTGTTAACGATGTGTTGACATCGGGGGCAGAACCATTATTTTTTCTGGACTATTTAGCTACAGGTAAACTGGACAAAGAACAGTTAACCCAAGTAGTTGCAGGAGTTGCTACAGGTTGTAAATTAGCTGGTGCAGCTTTGTTAGGTGGAGAAACCGCAGAAATGCCCGGTTTTTATCAAGTCGGTGAATATGACTTAGCTGGTTTTTGTGTGGGAATAGCAGAAAAAAGCCGAATGCTAGATGGTTCTCAGGTACAAGTGGGAGATGTCGCTATCGGTTTAGCTAGTGCAGGTGTTCACAGTAACGGTTTTAGTTTAGTCAGAAAAATTGTCAGTGATGGTGGTTTTGCTTGGGACCATACTCCAGAATTATTCAATGGAGAAAGCATCGGTGCAACTTTCCTTACACCTACTCGTATTTATGTCAAGCCGGTTCTAGCAGCGTTAAAAAATGGCTTAGAAGTTCATGGTATGGCACACATTACTGGTGGTGGTTTACCAGAAAATTTACCCAGATGCTTAGGAACGGGCCAATCTATAAAAATTCATCCTGGTAGTTGGCATATTCCTCCTGTGTTTGCATGGTTAGCCCAGGCTGGATCAGTTAGTATGGAAGCTATGTATAATACTTTTAATATGGGTATTGGATTTGTATTAATATTGCCACCCCATGCAGCAGAACTAGCAATTAACCATTTTCAATCACAAGATATTCCTGCTTTTGCTATTGGTGAAGTTGTTACTGGTTCTGGGGAATTAGTAAGTCTTTTTACTTAG
- the fba gene encoding class II fructose-bisphosphate aldolase (catalyzes the reversible aldol condensation of dihydroxyacetonephosphate and glyceraldehyde 3-phosphate in the Calvin cycle, glycolysis, and/or gluconeogenesis), whose product MALVPMRLLLDHAAENGYGIPAFNVNNLEQIQAIMKAAAETDSPVILQASRGARNYAGENFLRHLILAAVETYPQIPIVMHQDHGNAPSTCYSAIKNNFTSVMMDGSLEADAKTPASFEYNVNVTREVVNVAHSLGVSVEGELGCLGSLETGAGEAEDGHGFEGTLDHSQLLTDPDEAVNFVEATQVDALAVAIGTSHGAYKFTRKPTGEILAISRIEEIHRRLPNTHLVMHGSSSVPEDLIALINQYGGAIPETYGVPVEEIQKGIKSGVRKVNIDTDNRLAITAAVREALAANPKEFDPRHFLKPSIKYMQKVCADRYEQFGTAGNASKIKQVSLEDFAAKYAKGELVMKGVAKV is encoded by the coding sequence ATGGCGCTTGTACCCATGCGGCTGCTTTTAGATCACGCTGCTGAAAACGGTTACGGCATCCCAGCTTTTAACGTCAATAACTTAGAGCAGATTCAAGCAATTATGAAAGCGGCGGCTGAGACAGATAGCCCCGTAATCTTACAAGCTTCTCGCGGCGCTCGTAACTATGCAGGGGAAAACTTCTTGCGCCACCTGATTTTGGCTGCGGTAGAAACCTATCCTCAGATTCCCATTGTCATGCACCAAGATCATGGTAATGCTCCTTCTACCTGCTATTCAGCAATTAAGAACAACTTCACCAGTGTGATGATGGATGGTTCTTTAGAAGCTGATGCTAAAACACCTGCCAGCTTTGAGTACAACGTAAATGTTACCCGCGAAGTTGTGAATGTTGCTCACTCCTTGGGTGTGAGTGTTGAAGGTGAACTAGGTTGTTTAGGTTCTCTAGAAACCGGTGCTGGTGAAGCTGAAGATGGTCACGGTTTTGAAGGTACATTAGACCATTCTCAATTGTTAACCGACCCCGATGAAGCTGTTAACTTCGTAGAAGCAACTCAAGTGGATGCTTTAGCTGTTGCTATTGGTACTAGCCACGGTGCTTATAAATTTACCCGTAAACCAACCGGTGAAATTTTGGCTATTAGCCGCATTGAAGAAATTCACCGCCGCTTACCTAACACCCACTTGGTAATGCACGGTTCTTCTTCTGTACCTGAAGATTTGATTGCACTGATTAACCAATATGGTGGTGCTATTCCTGAAACCTACGGTGTACCTGTAGAAGAAATCCAAAAAGGTATTAAGAGTGGTGTTCGTAAGGTAAACATTGACACCGACAACCGTTTGGCTATTACTGCGGCTGTACGTGAAGCTTTGGCTGCTAATCCTAAAGAATTTGATCCTCGTCACTTCCTCAAACCTTCTATTAAATATATGCAGAAAGTTTGTGCTGACCGTTATGAACAGTTCGGTACTGCTGGTAACGCAAGCAAGATTAAGCAAGTTTCTTTAGAAGATTTTGCTGCTAAGTATGCTAAGGGCGAATTAGTCATGAAAGGTGTTGCTAAAGTTTAA
- a CDS encoding adenylate/guanylate cyclase domain-containing protein yields MKFFIFRSIHTQILTSTTLIIVALISSILTVWANSESNAYRIEKLNDARVISKVLSYTYSNELSQENWSQIRVNLNLLMRENDEIVYVIISDSSQEDKIIAAFPNELQNDYIPNIVPYSVTKNSLESKQETTIIETVILRDILYNNQLRGKRGEQVMEVSSDILKISGKKLGRLRIGISLKKVNEAVNNAIHKALVMGFLGLNFGWICAYILAKELSDTVRSLQISVTKIAKGDLKQRVETKYLPDEIRALANSVNQMSAELQISFSKLQKTVESFERFVPDKFVSVIAPQGIENIEVGMASTRKMTILFCDIRGYTSMSEVMAPMEIFLFLNDYLACLGKAIDESGGFIDKYIGDAIMALFDDEATDSAIQAAIAMQQALDKFNDQRSQQELPIISVGIGIHRGTVVMGTVGFTSRMDSTVIGDAVNVASRIEGLTKQYNCEILVTESVIKNLCHPESFSLRLVDESVKVKGKDEPIAIYELEIRH; encoded by the coding sequence ATGAAATTTTTTATATTCCGTTCCATTCACACCCAAATATTGACCTCGACTACATTAATAATTGTTGCCTTAATCAGTTCGATCTTAACAGTTTGGGCCAATAGTGAAAGCAACGCCTACAGGATAGAAAAGCTGAATGATGCCAGAGTTATATCTAAAGTTTTAAGCTACACATATTCTAATGAACTTTCTCAAGAAAATTGGAGTCAAATTCGTGTCAATCTCAATTTATTAATGAGAGAAAATGATGAAATTGTCTATGTGATTATATCAGACTCATCTCAAGAAGATAAAATTATTGCTGCTTTCCCCAACGAGCTACAAAATGATTATATTCCTAATATTGTTCCTTATAGTGTAACTAAAAATTCCCTGGAATCAAAGCAAGAAACTACTATCATTGAGACAGTTATCCTCCGTGATATTTTATATAATAATCAATTGAGAGGAAAGCGAGGAGAACAAGTCATGGAAGTATCCTCAGATATTCTGAAAATATCTGGTAAAAAGTTGGGAAGATTACGAATAGGTATATCTCTAAAAAAAGTTAATGAAGCTGTAAATAATGCAATTCATAAAGCCCTAGTTATGGGTTTTTTAGGACTTAATTTTGGTTGGATATGTGCCTATATTTTAGCAAAAGAATTAAGTGATACAGTTAGAAGTTTACAGATTAGTGTGACTAAAATTGCCAAGGGTGATTTAAAACAGAGAGTAGAGACTAAATATTTACCAGATGAAATTCGTGCCTTAGCAAACTCCGTAAACCAAATGTCAGCAGAGTTGCAAATATCATTTAGTAAATTACAAAAAACAGTAGAATCTTTTGAGAGATTTGTCCCAGATAAATTTGTCTCAGTTATTGCCCCCCAAGGCATAGAAAACATTGAAGTTGGTATGGCTTCTACCAGGAAAATGACAATTTTATTCTGTGATATTCGTGGTTATACTTCTATGTCAGAAGTAATGGCACCAATGGAAATTTTTTTATTTTTAAATGATTATTTAGCCTGTCTAGGAAAAGCCATTGACGAATCAGGAGGATTTATTGATAAATATATAGGTGATGCAATTATGGCACTTTTTGATGATGAGGCCACAGACTCAGCCATACAAGCAGCAATTGCCATGCAACAGGCTTTAGATAAGTTTAATGATCAGCGATCGCAACAAGAATTACCAATTATCTCTGTGGGTATTGGGATTCATCGTGGTACAGTAGTTATGGGTACAGTTGGTTTTACTTCCCGCATGGATTCTACAGTTATTGGTGATGCAGTTAATGTTGCTTCTCGCATTGAAGGACTAACGAAACAATATAATTGTGAAATTCTAGTCACAGAATCAGTTATCAAAAACCTCTGCCATCCTGAATCGTTTTCTCTCAGACTTGTAGATGAATCTGTTAAAGTTAAAGGTAAAGATGAACCAATCGCAATTTATGAATTAGAAATTAGACATTAG
- a CDS encoding Uma2 family endonuclease, whose protein sequence is MTITLIEREIEPILISDLTWREFKAVEQLIDRPGVRLSFLDGVLEIRKMPGKKHETIKKRIAALLEIYLEFLGLDFTPTGSVTLESELEKVKREADESYELGANRKHPDLVIEVVVSSGGIDKLEAYKRLNIPEVWFWVNDELLLYSLGNQEYERVSKSQLLPNLDIDLLMGCIYIENHAQALREFRLGIIK, encoded by the coding sequence ATGACAATTACACTCATTGAACGAGAAATAGAACCCATTTTAATTAGCGACCTCACCTGGAGAGAATTTAAAGCTGTTGAACAACTAATTGACCGCCCAGGTGTGAGGTTGTCTTTTTTAGATGGTGTATTAGAGATTAGAAAAATGCCAGGGAAAAAACATGAAACAATCAAAAAACGTATTGCTGCTTTACTAGAAATTTATTTAGAATTTTTGGGTTTAGATTTTACTCCCACAGGTTCTGTTACGCTAGAAAGTGAATTGGAAAAAGTCAAAAGGGAAGCTGATGAATCCTATGAATTAGGAGCAAATAGGAAACATCCTGATTTAGTAATTGAAGTTGTTGTCAGCAGTGGAGGAATTGACAAACTGGAAGCATACAAACGCCTAAATATTCCTGAAGTTTGGTTTTGGGTAAATGATGAATTGTTACTTTATAGTTTAGGAAATCAGGAATATGAAAGGGTTTCTAAATCCCAACTTTTACCAAATTTAGATATAGATTTATTGATGGGCTGTATTTATATAGAAAACCATGCTCAAGCACTGCGGGAATTTCGATTAGGTATTATAAAATAA
- a CDS encoding molybdopterin-dependent oxidoreductase — translation MNTWKNLALVSLKIAIVCLVGCTNKPTDQQLEVWLKEASDRNAEILAKKAKNIQQSEWKLVIQGQTLTGKTETLNWSQLQDLATVNINTVDANNIVNPNKVFTFTGISVKSLIQEFAVNQEVKEVTFVCYDAYQVTIKIEDLLNYPIILAIAKDGQPIPRSEGGPIYLIFPYSQHPEIQKKYDDEMWAFYVTHVIFGTEKAKVSIGTSDLQLANLDQLPQVTIKEKVAYGVKWPSDQVELHGVRIQDVLSLAGITLKPKQSVFVSGKPEIYQKHSAEQSLPFDIIQKCNVILATRWGQEKQPIPASLGGPITLAVSNKCPAEVKEFKWVTFVQGLTVK, via the coding sequence GTGAATACCTGGAAAAACTTGGCTTTAGTATCATTAAAGATAGCTATCGTCTGCTTAGTAGGTTGCACAAATAAGCCAACAGATCAACAACTGGAAGTATGGCTTAAAGAAGCAAGCGATCGCAACGCTGAAATTTTGGCAAAAAAAGCTAAAAACATTCAACAAAGTGAGTGGAAGTTAGTTATACAAGGTCAGACATTGACAGGGAAAACAGAAACATTAAACTGGTCACAGTTACAAGATTTAGCCACCGTCAATATTAATACCGTTGACGCTAATAACATTGTTAATCCTAATAAAGTATTTACATTTACGGGTATTTCAGTAAAATCATTAATCCAAGAATTTGCAGTTAATCAAGAGGTAAAAGAAGTCACTTTTGTCTGTTATGACGCTTACCAAGTAACTATAAAAATAGAAGACCTATTGAATTACCCCATTATTTTAGCAATTGCTAAGGATGGTCAACCAATTCCACGTAGTGAAGGAGGTCCAATTTATTTAATCTTTCCCTATAGTCAGCATCCAGAAATTCAAAAAAAATATGATGATGAAATGTGGGCATTTTATGTCACACACGTTATATTTGGCACAGAGAAAGCCAAAGTAAGTATAGGTACAAGTGACCTGCAACTAGCTAACTTAGACCAACTACCACAAGTAACCATCAAAGAAAAAGTTGCCTATGGAGTGAAATGGCCTAGTGACCAAGTAGAACTACATGGTGTGAGGATACAGGATGTGCTTTCTCTAGCAGGTATTACCCTCAAACCTAAGCAAAGTGTGTTTGTGAGTGGTAAACCAGAAATTTACCAAAAACATTCAGCAGAACAAAGTTTACCCTTTGATATCATACAGAAATGCAATGTTATTCTAGCTACTAGATGGGGTCAGGAAAAACAACCAATTCCAGCTAGTCTGGGCGGTCCTATAACTCTAGCTGTGAGTAACAAATGTCCAGCAGAAGTAAAAGAATTTAAATGGGTGACATTTGTGCAAGGTTTAACTGTCAAATAA
- a CDS encoding carbon-nitrogen hydrolase family protein, with the protein MKSYLAGAIQMTSVPDLQKNLNQAEELIDLAVRQGAELVGLPENFSFMGEEKDKLAQGDLIYQETEKFLIKMAQRFQVTILGGGFPIPVNGTGKVHNTALLIDANGQELSRYQKVHLFDVNVPDGNTYQESSTVMAGQELPPVYGSETLGNIGLSICYDVRFPELYRHLAQQGTDVIFVPAAFTAFTGKDHWQVLLQARAIENTCYVIAPAQTGTNYNRRQTHGHAMIIDPWGTILADAGDKPGVAIAEIKPTRLEQVRRQMPSLQHRVF; encoded by the coding sequence ATGAAGTCTTATTTAGCCGGCGCTATTCAAATGACCAGTGTGCCTGATTTACAAAAAAACTTGAATCAGGCAGAAGAATTAATTGATTTGGCTGTACGCCAAGGTGCAGAGTTGGTGGGTTTACCAGAAAATTTCTCTTTTATGGGAGAGGAAAAAGATAAACTGGCCCAGGGAGATCTTATTTATCAGGAAACAGAAAAATTTCTGATCAAAATGGCACAGCGCTTTCAAGTGACTATTCTTGGCGGCGGCTTTCCTATTCCTGTTAATGGTACGGGTAAAGTTCATAATACCGCTTTATTGATTGATGCTAATGGTCAAGAATTAAGTCGCTATCAGAAAGTGCATTTATTTGATGTTAATGTCCCTGATGGTAATACTTATCAAGAGTCTAGCACCGTCATGGCTGGCCAGGAGTTACCCCCGGTTTATGGTTCGGAAACTTTGGGTAATATTGGACTTTCGATTTGTTATGATGTCCGCTTCCCGGAACTGTATCGTCATTTAGCACAGCAGGGAACTGATGTGATTTTTGTTCCTGCTGCTTTTACTGCTTTTACTGGAAAAGACCATTGGCAAGTATTACTACAAGCTAGAGCGATAGAAAATACTTGTTATGTAATTGCACCTGCTCAGACTGGGACTAATTATAATCGTCGTCAAACCCACGGACACGCCATGATTATTGACCCTTGGGGGACTATTTTAGCAGATGCGGGGGATAAACCAGGAGTGGCGATCGCGGAAATTAAACCCACCAGGTTAGAACAGGTACGCCGACAAATGCCATCTTTACAACATCGCGTGTTTTAG
- the pruA gene encoding L-glutamate gamma-semialdehyde dehydrogenase produces the protein MVLQVENDTYEAKTQEIAKQVLAATQENRSFLGSLRDQMRWDDKLLAWAMSNPGLRVQLFRFIDTLPSLHSKSEIASHLQEYLGDESVELPTALKGMLNFTNPSSMPGQVAASTVGTAVETLAHKYISGETIQQVIKTVEKLRKEKMAFTIDLLGEAVITETEAQSYLEKYLELMQQLVEASKKWVPIPAIDEADGEMLPKVQVSVKLTAFYSQFDPLNADGSEQKVSDRIKILLRRAQELGAAVHFDMEQYAFKDITLNILKKLLMEEEFRQRTDIGITIQAYLRDSEEDVRNIIAWLKQRGYPLTVRLVKGAYWDQETIKSEQKHWKQPVYNDKVATDANFEVITQLLLENHEYVYSAIGSHNVRSQSRAIAIAESLNVPRRRFEMQVLYGMGDKIAKALVDKGYRVRVYCPYGDLLPGMAYLIRRLLENTANSSFLRQNLENKPVDELLAPPQIDLSHAETQRRGEEKKRFVGVADTDYAEEEKRRVSHQAFQKVRQQLGMTYLPLLNGEYVDTTSFVDSVNPSNSSEVLGKVGLLSVEQAEEAMKFAKAAFPGWKQTPVKQRADILRKAAGLMEERRAELSAWVVLEVGKPVKEADAEVSEAIDFCLYYAEEMERLEKGVNYDVAGENNRYIYQPKGIAVVISPWNFPLAIACGMTVAALVSGNCTLLKPAETSSIITAKLTEILITAGIPKGVFQYVPGKGSQVGAYLVNHPDTHVIAFTGSQEVGCRIYAEAAILKPGQKHMKKVIAEMGGKNAIIIDESADLDQAVVGVVQSAFGYSGQKCSACSRVIVLNPIYDTVVERLVAATKSLNIGAAELPSTQVGPVIDENARDRILEYIEIGKKEAKLALELPAPSQGYFIGPVIFSEVPPDGVIAQQEIFGPVLSVIKAKNFQEALEIANSTNYALTGGLYSRTPSHIEQAQTDFEVGNLYINRNSTGAIVGRQPFGGFKLSGVGSKAGGPDYLLQFLEPRTITENIQRQGFAPIEGNE, from the coding sequence ATGGTATTACAAGTAGAAAACGATACTTACGAAGCTAAAACCCAAGAAATAGCTAAACAGGTTTTAGCTGCTACTCAGGAAAATCGCTCTTTTTTAGGTTCTTTGCGTGATCAAATGCGCTGGGATGATAAGTTACTAGCCTGGGCTATGAGTAATCCTGGACTCAGGGTACAATTGTTTCGTTTTATTGACACTTTACCCTCTTTACATAGTAAATCAGAAATTGCCTCCCATTTACAAGAATATTTAGGAGATGAGTCTGTAGAATTACCCACAGCTTTGAAGGGAATGCTGAATTTTACTAACCCTAGTTCTATGCCGGGTCAGGTAGCAGCCAGCACTGTGGGAACTGCTGTAGAAACTTTAGCACATAAGTATATTTCTGGAGAAACTATTCAGCAAGTGATCAAAACCGTTGAAAAGCTACGTAAGGAAAAGATGGCTTTCACTATTGACTTACTTGGTGAAGCGGTAATTACGGAAACGGAAGCTCAATCTTATTTAGAAAAATACTTAGAGTTAATGCAGCAGTTGGTAGAAGCATCAAAAAAATGGGTGCCTATCCCCGCTATTGACGAAGCTGATGGGGAAATGCTGCCTAAAGTTCAGGTTTCTGTGAAGTTAACTGCGTTCTATTCCCAGTTTGATCCGTTAAATGCTGATGGTAGCGAACAGAAAGTTAGCGATCGCATTAAAATTCTACTCCGTCGCGCTCAGGAATTGGGTGCAGCAGTCCATTTTGATATGGAACAATACGCTTTTAAAGATATTACTTTAAATATTCTCAAAAAGCTGTTAATGGAAGAGGAATTCCGTCAACGTACCGATATCGGGATCACCATCCAAGCATATCTGCGTGACAGTGAAGAAGATGTCAGAAATATCATTGCTTGGTTAAAACAGCGCGGTTATCCTCTGACTGTGCGTTTGGTTAAAGGTGCTTACTGGGATCAGGAAACGATCAAATCAGAACAAAAACACTGGAAACAGCCAGTTTATAACGATAAAGTCGCCACAGATGCCAATTTTGAGGTGATAACTCAGCTGTTGTTGGAAAATCACGAGTATGTTTATTCTGCCATCGGTAGTCATAATGTCAGATCCCAATCTCGGGCGATCGCTATTGCAGAAAGTCTCAATGTCCCCCGTCGTCGCTTTGAAATGCAAGTTCTCTATGGCATGGGTGATAAAATTGCTAAGGCTTTGGTAGACAAGGGTTATCGGGTTCGGGTTTATTGTCCCTATGGTGATTTGTTACCGGGAATGGCTTATTTAATTCGCAGGTTGTTGGAAAATACGGCGAATAGTTCTTTTTTACGGCAAAATCTGGAAAATAAGCCTGTTGATGAGTTGTTAGCTCCTCCTCAGATCGATTTATCTCACGCAGAGACGCAGAGACGCGGAGAGGAGAAGAAGAGGTTTGTTGGTGTTGCAGATACTGATTATGCTGAGGAGGAGAAAAGACGGGTTTCTCACCAAGCTTTCCAAAAGGTGCGTCAGCAGTTGGGGATGACTTATTTACCTTTGTTGAATGGTGAATATGTTGATACTACCAGTTTTGTGGATTCGGTAAATCCTTCTAATTCTAGTGAGGTGTTGGGTAAGGTTGGGCTTTTGAGTGTTGAACAGGCTGAGGAAGCAATGAAGTTTGCTAAAGCTGCTTTCCCTGGTTGGAAGCAAACACCTGTGAAGCAACGTGCTGATATCTTGCGGAAAGCTGCTGGGTTGATGGAGGAAAGACGCGCTGAACTTTCGGCTTGGGTCGTTTTAGAAGTGGGTAAACCTGTTAAGGAAGCTGATGCGGAAGTTTCGGAAGCTATAGATTTTTGTCTTTATTATGCTGAGGAGATGGAACGGTTAGAAAAGGGTGTAAATTATGATGTAGCTGGGGAAAATAATCGTTATATTTACCAACCTAAAGGTATTGCGGTGGTGATTTCTCCTTGGAATTTCCCTCTGGCGATCGCCTGTGGAATGACTGTTGCTGCTTTGGTTTCCGGGAATTGTACTCTACTGAAACCAGCGGAAACTTCTTCTATCATCACTGCCAAGTTGACGGAAATATTAATTACTGCCGGGATACCTAAAGGTGTGTTTCAATATGTCCCCGGTAAGGGTTCTCAAGTCGGTGCTTATTTGGTCAATCATCCTGATACTCATGTAATAGCTTTTACTGGATCTCAGGAAGTTGGATGTAGAATTTACGCAGAAGCCGCAATTTTAAAACCTGGTCAAAAACACATGAAAAAAGTAATTGCGGAGATGGGTGGCAAAAATGCCATCATCATTGATGAAAGTGCTGATTTAGACCAGGCTGTTGTGGGAGTTGTACAGTCTGCTTTTGGTTATAGTGGTCAAAAATGTTCCGCTTGTTCACGGGTCATAGTTCTCAATCCTATCTATGATACGGTTGTAGAAAGGTTAGTAGCAGCAACCAAGTCATTAAATATTGGTGCAGCGGAGTTACCTAGTACCCAAGTTGGTCCAGTTATTGATGAAAATGCGCGGGATCGGATTTTAGAATACATTGAAATCGGCAAAAAAGAAGCGAAGTTAGCTTTGGAATTACCTGCACCCAGTCAAGGTTATTTTATCGGACCAGTGATTTTTTCTGAAGTTCCCCCTGATGGAGTCATTGCACAGCAAGAAATCTTTGGGCCAGTTTTATCAGTAATTAAAGCCAAGAATTTTCAGGAAGCATTAGAAATTGCCAACTCTACAAATTACGCTTTAACCGGTGGTTTATATTCCCGCACACCATCCCACATTGAACAAGCACAAACGGATTTTGAAGTCGGTAATTTATACATTAACCGCAATAGTACCGGGGCAATTGTGGGCCGTCAACCATTTGGTGGTTTTAAACTTTCTGGTGTTGGTTCAAAAGCCGGTGGACCAGATTATTTATTGCAATTCCTGGAACCAAGAACAATCACAGAAAATATTCAACGTCAGGGTTTTGCACCCATTGAAGGTAATGAATAA